A single window of Paenibacillus sp. SYP-B4298 DNA harbors:
- a CDS encoding condensation domain-containing protein: MIPGVVMQLEQLPMTANGKLDRKALPEPEQPGGGATYAPPRNELEQALCTIWEQVLGVRQVGIRDNFFELGGDSIMSIQVVARAGQSGYKLTAKLMFQHQTIEELADWVEHTAPVRAEQGIVTGEVPLTPIQRWFLQQPMHARHHWNQAVLLTLRQPVRKELLEAAIDRLIRHHDALRLRYGQDGTGWRQRGVEPSAGPSLASYDWSDLLPEEQQRRMAACIDQMHASLDLQEGPLLRAGLFYLGAEEPARLLITIHHLVVDGVSWRILLDDLQSAYAQLMAGQPLQLPMKTTSYKEWAERLQQLAASGALNAEREYWQQVCRSSVDSLPVDEPTDSKLLDAVNTNGAARSIRLALDETETRELIQQVPAVTGAHMNDILLSPLLLALEQWTGKAEVSLLLEGHGREELFPDVDLSRTVGWFTSMYPVRLGLAGSRDPLQVMGQIGEQLGQVPQRGIGYGLLRYSSSGSWAALKAEPQISFNYLGQLKLEGAAAAYFGSAPEQVGSLSAPDNVRNVWLEVSGVITDGQLHMDWRYCPSIHRAATVMRLAEAYMTILRSILDACRGSEALHEAAAAVSEFGWNADELEHIMDALEDMDGLAEEDLDEMDEDA, from the coding sequence ATGATACCGGGCGTGGTGATGCAGCTAGAGCAGCTGCCGATGACAGCGAACGGTAAGCTTGACCGGAAGGCGCTGCCAGAGCCGGAGCAGCCGGGGGGAGGCGCCACGTATGCGCCACCGCGCAATGAGCTGGAGCAGGCGCTATGTACGATCTGGGAGCAGGTGCTGGGCGTGCGGCAGGTCGGCATCCGCGACAATTTCTTCGAGCTGGGCGGAGACTCCATCATGAGCATTCAGGTTGTAGCTAGGGCGGGGCAGTCCGGCTACAAGCTGACAGCCAAGCTGATGTTCCAGCATCAGACGATTGAAGAGCTGGCAGACTGGGTGGAGCATACGGCTCCTGTAAGGGCGGAGCAGGGCATTGTCACAGGCGAGGTTCCGCTGACACCGATCCAGAGATGGTTTCTGCAGCAGCCTATGCATGCGCGTCATCACTGGAATCAGGCTGTGCTGCTGACGTTACGCCAGCCTGTGCGCAAGGAACTGCTTGAGGCAGCGATTGATCGGCTGATCCGTCATCATGATGCGTTGCGCCTGAGATATGGTCAGGATGGGACGGGCTGGCGGCAACGGGGCGTGGAGCCTTCTGCGGGTCCGTCGCTCGCCAGCTATGATTGGTCCGACTTGCTTCCAGAGGAGCAGCAGCGGCGAATGGCAGCCTGCATCGACCAGATGCATGCCAGCCTCGATCTGCAGGAGGGGCCGCTGCTTCGCGCCGGACTGTTCTATCTGGGAGCAGAGGAGCCTGCACGCCTGCTCATTACGATTCACCATCTTGTTGTGGATGGCGTGTCCTGGCGTATCCTGCTGGATGATCTGCAATCAGCATATGCACAACTGATGGCAGGCCAGCCGCTTCAGTTGCCGATGAAGACGACTTCTTACAAGGAGTGGGCGGAGCGGCTGCAGCAGCTTGCTGCCTCTGGGGCGCTCAATGCCGAGCGTGAGTATTGGCAACAGGTATGCCGTTCTTCGGTCGACAGCCTGCCAGTAGACGAGCCAACGGACTCGAAGCTGCTGGATGCGGTCAACACGAACGGAGCCGCCCGATCCATTCGTCTCGCGCTGGACGAGACAGAGACGCGGGAGTTGATCCAGCAAGTGCCTGCCGTGACTGGGGCGCATATGAATGATATTCTGCTATCCCCGCTCCTGCTTGCGCTAGAACAATGGACAGGCAAGGCCGAGGTCTCCTTGCTTCTGGAGGGGCATGGAAGAGAGGAGCTATTCCCGGACGTTGATCTCTCCCGCACGGTGGGCTGGTTTACTAGTATGTATCCCGTTCGTCTCGGCCTTGCCGGCAGTCGTGACCCACTGCAGGTGATGGGTCAGATCGGAGAGCAGCTTGGACAAGTTCCGCAGCGAGGGATCGGTTATGGCTTGCTGCGATATTCGTCTTCCGGCTCGTGGGCCGCTCTCAAGGCCGAGCCGCAGATCAGCTTTAACTATCTGGGTCAACTGAAGCTTGAAGGGGCAGCCGCTGCGTACTTCGGCTCCGCGCCGGAACAGGTAGGCTCCCTCAGCGCCCCTGACAATGTTCGGAATGTGTGGCTTGAAGTGAGCGGCGTCATTACGGATGGACAGTTGCATATGGATTGGCGCTATTGTCCGTCCATCCATCGTGCGGCAACGGTTATGCGGCTGGCGGAAGCTTACATGACGATACTGCGTTCCATTCTGGATGCGTGCCGTGGAAGCGAGGCCTTGCATGAGGCAGCGGCTGCCGTCTCTGAATTTGGCTGGAATGCTGACGAGCTCGAGCATATTATGGATGCGCTTGAAGATATGGACGGGCTAGCTGAGGAAGATCTAGACGAGATGGACGAAGATGCGTAA